From the genome of Muricauda sp. SCSIO 64092, one region includes:
- a CDS encoding VPS10 domain-containing protein, translating to MELRLYSRPFFCLFLLLSTTLISQDFEALQYRTVGPERGGRVTTITGTAMVPGTFYLGASGGGVWKSEDYGTSWTNVSDGFFSTPSIGAIQVATNDPNIVYVGTGSDGLRSNVISGKGIYKSIDGGKTWNAIGLEKVGQIGAVEIDPTNHNIVWVAAIGNAFKANPERGIYKTVDGGKNWEKILFISEKVGFSDLELLPGNPNIVYAAAWKAERKPWTIISGGTKEEGGIYKSINGGKDWIKLEKGLPKGTIGKIDLAVSPVNSSIVYAVIEAPEKERGLYKSVDQGESFEQVSDDIRLVNRPFYYTNIELHPTNPDIIYSNANPLIKSVDGGKTWKRMRVPHGDNHDIWINPNNPELLIQANDGGANVSFNGGKTWSTQFNQPTAELYQVEVDDQYPYWLYAGQQDNYSTIAVPSFPPYAIQDPGRGWIINTGGCETGPAVPKPGDHNTVYANCKGRFGVFNKLTGVEKSYYVGASNIYGHNPKDLKYRFQRVAPVHVSPHNPDVVYHGSQYLHKTDSDGVEWETISPDLTAFEADKQVISGSPITRDITGEEYYSTLYSIRESKLKEGLIWTGSNDGVVSVTKDGGKTWENVTPKKLPKGGRVESVEPSQHDMATAYIAVDRHLLGDGKPYFYKTEDYGRSWRLLSTESNGIPADHNARVLREDPIKKGLLYAGTEFGMFVSFDDGLSWKSFQQNLPVTPITDLKIFRGDLIISTMGRGFWILDNITSLRQDAFVNLKGEPHLFQPDRTIRYRYPKIRDNGAFPKYPRTSVYVDYYLPKKAKEGLKLEILNSKNESVVTIFSDSTSLKSKVEEVEDMNLSQTFRYVTKKLENKKGLNRFAWDLRQKGAWHKEGEKRYKNGPMVPPGKYTVNLSIGGQKLQQSFDIVMDPRVKEEGISQATIEKQLAMQIQVMDLLSKARKLQESLEKEHKSLKEKKGQKKRLDQIDAVLTKLKNNEGAYPQPMLAAQISYLYNMISQADQVLGKDATDRYNELVLLFETINKEAGM from the coding sequence ATGGAACTTAGACTGTATTCCAGACCCTTCTTTTGCTTGTTTTTGCTGTTAAGTACAACTTTGATTTCACAGGATTTTGAAGCTTTGCAATACCGTACGGTGGGCCCGGAAAGGGGCGGGCGTGTAACTACGATTACCGGTACCGCCATGGTGCCGGGCACCTTTTATCTTGGTGCCTCTGGTGGTGGTGTTTGGAAATCTGAAGATTATGGTACTTCCTGGACCAATGTCTCGGATGGCTTTTTCAGTACGCCCTCCATCGGTGCCATTCAAGTGGCGACCAATGACCCCAATATTGTTTATGTGGGTACGGGCTCGGATGGCCTCCGCAGTAATGTCATCAGTGGAAAAGGAATATACAAATCCATTGATGGCGGTAAAACTTGGAACGCCATTGGTCTTGAAAAAGTAGGTCAGATAGGGGCAGTTGAGATTGACCCAACCAACCACAATATTGTTTGGGTGGCGGCCATAGGAAATGCTTTTAAGGCCAACCCGGAAAGGGGAATCTACAAGACCGTGGACGGAGGAAAAAATTGGGAAAAAATACTGTTCATATCGGAAAAAGTAGGATTTTCAGATTTGGAATTGCTCCCTGGTAATCCCAATATCGTCTATGCCGCCGCTTGGAAAGCCGAAAGAAAACCATGGACCATTATCTCCGGTGGCACCAAGGAAGAGGGAGGCATCTATAAATCCATTAATGGTGGCAAGGATTGGATAAAACTTGAAAAGGGCCTCCCCAAAGGAACCATTGGAAAAATTGATTTGGCAGTATCACCGGTTAACTCGAGTATTGTATATGCGGTTATAGAGGCCCCGGAAAAGGAAAGGGGGTTGTATAAATCCGTAGATCAGGGGGAATCGTTCGAGCAGGTATCGGATGACATAAGATTGGTGAATCGTCCTTTTTATTATACCAATATCGAGTTGCATCCCACCAATCCAGATATCATCTACTCCAATGCGAATCCACTTATAAAATCTGTCGATGGTGGAAAAACTTGGAAACGAATGCGTGTTCCCCATGGTGACAACCATGATATTTGGATTAACCCCAATAACCCCGAATTGTTGATTCAAGCGAATGATGGCGGGGCAAATGTTAGTTTTAATGGGGGTAAGACCTGGTCAACACAATTCAATCAACCCACGGCGGAATTGTACCAGGTCGAAGTTGATGATCAGTATCCCTATTGGCTATATGCGGGTCAGCAAGACAATTATTCCACGATTGCGGTACCAAGTTTTCCTCCATATGCCATTCAGGATCCAGGTAGGGGTTGGATTATCAATACAGGGGGTTGTGAGACAGGCCCGGCTGTTCCAAAACCCGGTGATCACAATACCGTTTATGCCAATTGCAAAGGTAGATTTGGAGTGTTCAATAAGCTTACGGGTGTCGAAAAAAGTTATTATGTAGGCGCCTCGAATATCTACGGACATAACCCTAAGGACCTCAAATACCGTTTTCAACGTGTAGCTCCTGTTCATGTATCCCCCCATAATCCGGATGTGGTCTATCATGGCTCGCAATACCTGCATAAAACGGACTCCGATGGTGTGGAATGGGAAACCATTTCCCCCGACCTGACCGCTTTTGAAGCGGACAAACAGGTTATTTCAGGAAGCCCGATCACCCGTGATATCACGGGAGAGGAATATTACAGCACTTTATATTCCATCCGTGAATCCAAGTTAAAGGAAGGGCTTATATGGACGGGCTCCAATGATGGTGTGGTCTCGGTCACAAAAGATGGTGGCAAGACCTGGGAAAACGTAACCCCTAAAAAACTGCCCAAAGGCGGTAGGGTAGAATCCGTGGAGCCGTCCCAGCATGATATGGCCACGGCCTATATTGCGGTGGACAGGCATTTGTTGGGCGATGGGAAACCTTATTTTTATAAGACCGAGGATTATGGCCGTAGTTGGAGGTTGTTGAGTACGGAGTCCAATGGAATACCGGCAGATCATAACGCAAGGGTATTGCGGGAAGATCCCATAAAAAAAGGCCTTTTGTATGCCGGAACGGAATTTGGAATGTTCGTTTCCTTTGATGATGGCCTATCATGGAAATCCTTTCAGCAAAATCTTCCGGTTACCCCCATAACCGATCTTAAAATATTTCGCGGCGATTTGATTATCAGTACCATGGGACGGGGGTTTTGGATTCTGGACAATATTACTTCCTTACGACAGGATGCTTTCGTGAATTTGAAAGGGGAACCCCATTTATTTCAACCGGATAGGACCATTAGGTATCGCTATCCCAAAATCAGGGATAATGGGGCATTTCCCAAATACCCCAGAACCAGCGTATATGTGGATTACTATTTGCCCAAAAAGGCAAAAGAAGGGTTGAAGTTGGAAATCCTAAACTCCAAAAACGAATCGGTGGTCACCATTTTCAGTGATAGTACCTCCTTAAAATCCAAAGTGGAAGAAGTGGAAGACATGAATCTAAGCCAAACCTTCCGTTATGTTACCAAAAAATTGGAAAATAAAAAGGGGCTTAACCGTTTTGCCTGGGATTTGCGTCAGAAAGGGGCTTGGCACAAAGAGGGGGAAAAACGGTATAAAAATGGACCAATGGTACCTCCAGGGAAGTATACGGTGAACCTAAGTATTGGTGGACAAAAGTTGCAACAGTCTTTCGATATTGTGATGGACCCACGTGTTAAAGAAGAAGGAATATCCCAGGCAACAATTGAAAAACAATTGGCCATGCAAATTCAAGTAATGGATTTATTGTCCAAAGCGCGAAAGCTACAGGAGTCATTGGAAAAGGAACATAAATCCTTAAAGGAAAAAAAAGGTCAAAAAAAGCGTTTGGATCAAATTGATGCTGTCTTAACGAAATTGAAAAATAATGAGGGGGCCTACCCGCAACCCATGTTAGCGGCCCAAATTTCCTATTTGTACAATATGATAAGCCAAGCAGACCAGGTTTTGGGAAAGGATGCCACCGATCGTTATAATGAATTGGTACTGCTTTTTGAAACCATTAACAAAGAAGCTGGGATGTAG